The Ictalurus furcatus strain D&B chromosome 12, Billie_1.0, whole genome shotgun sequence nucleotide sequence TGAGCCAGGTCAGAGCTTGACATTGCTCACATCGTCTCCCTCCATCAATAATTACAGAAGAGAGCTGTAAAGATGACTGGCTCCGCTGCTGCTGTGGTTTTGTAGGATCAGTAATCTTGTAGCGGTGCATTAAGAGCAGCTGCAGCTCCTCTCACATTTCTCTCAATGGCATTATGGTTAGGTGCTAACACTGTTTCTTGCTCAAAACAGCCGGCCGGTGTGGAATGAACCTATACAAGCTTAAACAGATTATATCAGTCGATGGCTCTTCAGCTGTGCGCTGCACACGAGCACAAGTCGTCCATTTGGAAGCTGACACTTTGTGTTCAATTCTTTGTAAACAACAGATGTAAGATGTGGCCCTGGATAGGTTTAAGATGCTTGTTCTGCTTGCACATAATAACGGTATTTGTAAAACGCTCATTGATCTGCTTCTCTGCTCAGTCGTAGGCTGTTGTTTGTGAAATACTCCATGCACTTGGCTGTCTTAAAGACAGTGGAGTGGGTTTTTATATATAGTAAGGTGTGTCATATATATTTCAGGATGCTGCGTTCCTCTGTTCTCTGTCTGTCCTAATTCCAGTGCAGATCTCTTGCTGGCCATGCCCATTTGTAATGCAATCTTTCACCTCCTGAGCAATAGTATTTCTTTGCCTCTTTCTTCCCCTCACCCTCAATCACTCTGATGCTTTTCGGAAGTGGAGCCCTCTGTTTTCTGTCACTGTGCTCCTTTATGATCTcgcacaaatacaaaaaaatacaaaaatgcacaGCTCATAACAAATGATGTTATGGATATCTGAAGCGTTGTCACAATATCACAGCGGTTCTGGTGTAaggcttttatttctttcctagCTCCAGAGCACTAGGAGTAAGGAATTCGTACGCTGTAGATTTTAGCTATAAAGCTGTCAGGGTAGGCTTAGTTATAATCCAGTTAGTATCTACTTTTTGCATGAGTTTTGATCCTGTATTATTTGTGGAGCTAAGCTGTTATcagttctttctgtttttctaaaTGGACTGCGTGTGAGTGCTGTTGATAGTACTGTTGAGTACTGATAACATTCTTAAAGAAGAGGGATCTCGTATGCATTCTTTCTGTCAGTTGCGTTTCAATTGACGATTGCTTTCAGGTGCGTTAGGCTATAAGTATCAGCCTTGATAATACCCCTTTTTGATCCTTTTCTGAGTGGCCAGCATTGCTATTGATGGATTACAAGCAACCCAGTAACCCTGAAAAATGGCTCCCTGTTATGTATGAGGCTGAAAAAATTCCTTCAAAACCACATGAGGTCCTGCCCTCTGACATGGGACCCTGGCGTGTTTGAGATGTTTTAGATTAtgaatgttgtttttaaaaataaacattctttGTTGCACATTTTTCTGTCTTCCCAGTACTTAATTGGGACCTGTGTACATTTCTCGCCAGCACCTCATAATTCACCAGTTGATGTTTTACGTTGCAGGAGCAAGAGTTCCGGTGTGGAAAATCACCATGAATGTGAACATGAACGAACTGACGGACCTGCTGGACATGTTGAGGGAGCAGAACTTCTCCTTCCTGGAGGAGAACGGCTCCCGAGTGGAGACCATAGTGTGCCAAACTGCCTTCAGCCAGAACGCCATGCTCTATTCGCTCTCCATCCTCTATGTGTTCATCTTCATCATCGGCCTGGCCGCTAACACACTGGTGGTATGGGTGAACATTCGATCCAGCCGTGAGCGCCACGAGACCCACTTGTATATCCTCAACCTGGCCATTGCTGACCTGTGTGTAGTGGCGACACTGCCGATATCCATCAGCTCGCTTCTCCAGCATGGCCACTGGCCATTCGGTGATGCCATGTGTAAGATCACACATCTCATCTTCAGTGTCAACCTCTTCAGCAGCATCTTCTTTCTCACCTGCATGAGTGTGGACCGCTATCTCTCTGTGGCTCGTTGTGGTGATTCCCCGGGACACAACAAGAGAAGATGGATAAGGCAGGTCATCTGTGTGGGAATATGGGTGTTGGCACTGCTCGCTGCCCTGCCTGATACTTACTTTCTCCAGGCGGTCAAGTCCACACACTCAGATATAACTGTATGCAAATCCATGTACCCAGCCGAGAGGTTATACGAGTGGACTGTAGGTGTCCAACTGAGCTTCATTGTCCTTGGTTTTGCCATTCCCTTCCCTGTTATTGCTGTTTTCTATGCCCTCCTAGCCAGGGTGATCAGCTCCTCGGCGGACCAGGAGCGCTGTGCCAGCCGTCACCTCGTCTTCACCTACATAGTGGTATTTTTGGTGTGCTGGCTGCCCTACCATGGCACGCTACTTCTGGACACTCTGGCACTGGTCAACGCACTGCCACTGAGCTGCACACTGGAGAATACGCTGTACGTGGCACTGCATGTAACACAGTGCCTCTCTTTGCTACACTGCTGTGTCAACCCGGTCGTGTACAACTTCATCAACCGCAACTACCGCTACGACCTCATGAAGGCCTTCATCTTTAAGTACTCCACCAAAAGTGGCCTGGCCAAGCTAATCGACGTGACACGTGCCTCTGAGACTGAGTACTCTGCTGTTGAGAGCCAGGGCCCTCTGTGAAGAAATTTCCTGTGAAGAAACTTCTAACTGACTTTGCTGTAAACTCTGCTGGCCCTCTGTATTGGGTTGAGAAACACATATGGGACAGTTACAAAGAGAAAGCTCTCTTTAACCGCATCTCCTGAAACAGCATATGCATTTGTAAGGGACTATAGAATATTGTATTTGTTCAGGATATACTATACATCTCTATATACAAATagaattgaattttttttttttttgtaaaatcgATTGATTTTGAGAGCTGTAATGACAGAAGCACTTGTACTGAGTTGAAGGGTAAGCCAGTAAGCTTCGGGGTTGACTGGTCAAGCGTATAAGGTCATAGGGGTCAGTCGAAATCTGCTCCCCCAGAGGAGACGCACAGAGAACTCACAAAGCCTCAGGGCCCTGCTTGACCTCCGGGCTGACCCTGTCTCCGTTTATCTCTACCTTTCGGCCACCTTTAGGCTGACTGTCGTGGCATCACAAGTGTTTAGCCAATGGACCAAGACAGAGTTAATAAGGAGGGACACAAAAGAGCCAAAGCATGGTGAGCGGAAGGGGACAAGTCCAAAATCTCATTAAGAGACACTGTCAAGGAATGACTGAATTGCTTGCATGTGTTATTGTATAAATCCCGCTGTAGAAACCagatatacttttttttttagatagatGTATGCTTTGTAAATACTAaggaatatttatatattcatcaGTGTGTATGTTCAGTGTTTCGACAAGTTAAAATGTactattgaaataaaaaaaaaaggtatacctgaaaattttttttgtttatttttccacaccaaaacaaacaaacaaacaaacaaacaaacacacacagataaataaataagtaagtaagtaagtaagtaagtaaatagataaataaacaaaatgtagaTATATTGATTGATTAAAAATCTGTTAAGGAGATCATGTCTTACATAATATATCAATTATTTGGAGAAGAGACTCAGTTTAAATTGCTTCTTGTCTCGAGGATCCGTGGCTTAAATGGAAACCAAAAAATCACGATTGCAAATCCATTTGTAACTTCACAGTTTAGCCgtaaaaatgtttctgttttgttttgttattatgtTTGGAATATAAACCAGCACCAGCATTTACTCAATGGCCCATTGTAGTTAGTTATACTTTAAACAGCAAACCCACAACTTCCAAACAAAATTCAGCAACACATTTGTGCGCACCATCAACCTGTCTGTGCCGAACACCACATAACTATTTAAATTAGGAATATTTATTACTATTGAATGTGAAaagatgtcaaaaaaaaaaaaaaatgtatagactACTGAGGGTTAAGGATACAAGAAGAAATGCCATGTGGCTTgctataaaaaacaacaacaaccaaaaagcCATATTGACACCACTTAGACACTGTAGTTTGGTACTTAACTGGTAGTTTGTATGAACTATTACTTATAATAGTTACTTGTAGTTTTAAGGTATTGTAAAACTACAACGCGAATACGGATACGTTACAGTACTGTAAGTGTGTTCAATATTCACAAGCCGTTTCCACTGTAAAGTCAATCCATATGGTGGCCCTCAAGGTTAGAAGACATCTCTACTCATCTAGTGGAGATAATTCATGtgcttgcatgtgtgtgtgtgtgtgtgtgtgtgtgtgtgtgtgtgtatgtgtgtcttttGCTCTTTGTACATTCGCCTTTGGTGGCAGAGGGAAGGAGGGGTGGCTGGTTAATCAGTACCAGGacttctttttctgtctttctgcttTGTAGTTCCGAAAAGGATCCAGGTGTTCCTGGAGTCAGCACCGAGTTTCAAAGAgaccctctttctccctcttcatAACCGTGCACAGCAAATTACACTGTCTGTGTGAGGCATGATTACCATCACCTCCCAATTGGAAACTCCCCAAAAGAGAACAAGGTCTTAGTTTATctataaacatataatatgaTGCACCATTATATTTCTAACCCTACACTCATATGTATAGGAAATAACCATCTGGCAATCCCCTTTTGCTCAAATTATAGCTGAAAatggaggacacacacacacacacacacacacacacacacacacacacacactaaaaacagaacaaagCATTTTTACTGTGCTGTTTCAACCTGCAAAAACCTGTACTACAACTCCAGTATTGCTACAACCCAGTGCATTAATTAAAACAGAGTAGGGCTTACATTTAAATGGATTAGcacgtttttcttttctttttttttttttttttcttttttcagggtTCGAGTATAGGACCACTAAGAATGTCCTAGTATATTCACCAACTAAAAATACTGAACATAAACATATCATTCCAAACCATGAATATTTTGACAAGTTAAAAAGTactattgaaataataataataaaaaaaggtatTCCTGCAACCACcaatttctgtttatttgtacacacacacacacacacacacacacacacacacacacacacacacatcatatatagatatattgcTTGATTAAAAATCTGTTATGGTCAACATGTCTTACATATTGTTtagtaatttattaataatttggAGTAGAGACTCGGTCTATTTAATAATCTTGTCACAGAGATTAAACGGAGAAAAATCATGATTGCAAATCCACTTGTCACAGTTTAGAAGTAACAATAACATAACAAGCAAGGTCTGCCAATTAGCACACAAGATTTCCAGGGCTTTCTATGcggtattttttaattaatatatatatatatttta carries:
- the ackr3b gene encoding atypical chemokine receptor 3b, whose product is MNVNMNELTDLLDMLREQNFSFLEENGSRVETIVCQTAFSQNAMLYSLSILYVFIFIIGLAANTLVVWVNIRSSRERHETHLYILNLAIADLCVVATLPISISSLLQHGHWPFGDAMCKITHLIFSVNLFSSIFFLTCMSVDRYLSVARCGDSPGHNKRRWIRQVICVGIWVLALLAALPDTYFLQAVKSTHSDITVCKSMYPAERLYEWTVGVQLSFIVLGFAIPFPVIAVFYALLARVISSSADQERCASRHLVFTYIVVFLVCWLPYHGTLLLDTLALVNALPLSCTLENTLYVALHVTQCLSLLHCCVNPVVYNFINRNYRYDLMKAFIFKYSTKSGLAKLIDVTRASETEYSAVESQGPL